In a genomic window of Nostoc sp. UHCC 0870:
- a CDS encoding vWA domain-containing protein, which produces MLENRDYTLIIDHSGSMAWLDDHSENTRWQTIQASTLALAQKCEEFDSDGLTVYLFSKSFHRYDHVTSAKVKQLLAEHSPDESTNLAGVLQDAINNYFQRKSLGKTKPRGEVILVITDASTDDRQAVFEVIIKATHRVERADELRISLIQVGSSSLATKFLTALDDHLQSVGAKFDICDTITMDELETSSLSDVLIKAITD; this is translated from the coding sequence AACCGCGATTACACGCTAATTATCGACCATAGTGGCAGTATGGCCTGGCTAGATGATCATAGCGAAAACACGAGATGGCAAACTATACAGGCATCTACCTTGGCTTTAGCTCAAAAATGCGAAGAGTTTGATTCTGATGGACTGACTGTCTATTTATTTTCTAAAAGTTTTCACCGCTATGATCATGTAACTTCTGCAAAAGTTAAACAGCTACTTGCAGAACATTCTCCTGATGAAAGCACAAACCTTGCTGGTGTACTCCAGGATGCCATCAATAATTACTTTCAGCGCAAATCTCTAGGCAAAACCAAGCCCAGAGGAGAAGTAATTTTAGTAATTACAGATGCTTCAACAGATGACCGCCAAGCTGTATTTGAAGTTATCATTAAGGCGACTCATCGCGTAGAACGTGCGGATGAATTGAGAATTTCGCTGATTCAAGTAGGTTCAAGTTCCCTAGCGACTAAGTTTCTCACAGCTTTAGATGACCATCTGCAAAGTGTTGGTGCTAAGTTTGATATCTGTGACACCATCACAATGGATGAATTGGAAACAAGCAGTTTATCAGATGTATTGATTAAAGCGATAACTGACTAA